In Streptomyces nojiriensis, one genomic interval encodes:
- a CDS encoding GNAT family N-acetyltransferase, with protein MFSIDLAEDARMFPLEARHAQEFFEHIERGREFIGQYVGFPDRATDLDSARALLAKYAATAGEDGARFFGIRLDGTLVGGVLFPTFEAHYGNCEIGCWLEPDAAGRGLVTKACQVLIDYAFGERGMHRVEWHAASGNKKSLAVAARLGMTREGVMRENYLHRGVRQDTEVWSILSREWAATRSA; from the coding sequence ATGTTCTCGATAGACCTCGCCGAAGACGCCCGGATGTTCCCGCTGGAGGCCCGGCACGCCCAGGAGTTCTTCGAGCACATCGAGCGCGGACGCGAATTCATCGGGCAGTACGTCGGCTTCCCGGACCGGGCCACCGACCTCGACTCCGCCCGGGCCCTGCTCGCCAAGTACGCGGCGACGGCGGGGGAGGACGGCGCCCGGTTCTTCGGCATCCGGCTCGACGGCACCCTGGTGGGCGGGGTCCTCTTCCCGACGTTCGAGGCGCACTACGGCAACTGCGAGATCGGGTGCTGGCTGGAGCCCGACGCGGCCGGCCGGGGCCTGGTCACCAAGGCCTGCCAGGTCCTGATCGACTACGCCTTCGGCGAGCGCGGCATGCACCGCGTCGAGTGGCACGCGGCCTCCGGCAACAAGAAGAGCCTCGCCGTGGCCGCGCGCCTCGGGATGACCCGCGAAGGCGTCATGCGGGAGAACTACCTCCACCGCGGAGTCCGTCAGGACACCGAGGTCTGGTCGATCCTCTCCCGCGAATGGGCCGCGACCCGGTCCGCCTGA